A single window of uncultured Methanospirillum sp. DNA harbors:
- a CDS encoding DUF2178 domain-containing protein has protein sequence MKQHTYFLLLGFIALIEVGIFIWSVEHLEPLVMIGAVIIGVLAAWIVRQLVDEVVADERTHLITEKAALRTLQVLGVILFSYALGGAVISLRGEVFGPFSYQVARFAFILMFIVFLMIIVYVIFLSWYERKYGAGGEDEE, from the coding sequence ATGAAGCAACACACATATTTTCTTCTGCTTGGGTTCATCGCACTGATCGAAGTGGGCATATTTATCTGGTCTGTTGAACACCTCGAACCACTGGTGATGATCGGTGCCGTTATCATTGGAGTGCTTGCGGCATGGATCGTACGGCAGCTCGTCGATGAGGTGGTTGCCGATGAACGGACTCACCTGATCACAGAGAAGGCAGCACTCAGAACCCTTCAGGTCCTTGGTGTGATCCTCTTCTCGTATGCACTCGGAGGTGCTGTCATCAGCCTCAGGGGTGAGGTTTTCGGCCCGTTTTCGTATCAGGTGGCCAGGTTTGCATTCATCCTCATGTTTATTGTCTTTCTCATGATCATCGTATACGTCATCTTTCTCTCCTGGTATGAACGAAAATACGGGGCCGGGGGGGAGGATGAAGAATAA
- a CDS encoding helix-turn-helix transcriptional regulator translates to MKNKIKVFRAMNDLTQEDLARDVGVTRQTILAIEKGKYDPSLELAFRISSRFGVHIEEIFTYEEIVGEGQGSGDHP, encoded by the coding sequence ATGAAGAATAAGATCAAGGTCTTTCGTGCAATGAACGATCTTACGCAGGAAGATCTGGCCAGGGATGTAGGAGTGACCAGGCAGACTATTCTTGCAATTGAGAAGGGGAAGTATGATCCCTCACTCGAACTCGCTTTCAGGATCTCATCGAGGTTTGGAGTTCACATCGAAGAGATTTTTACCTATGAAGAGATTGTGGGAGAGGGACAGGGATCTGGAGACCATCCCTGA
- a CDS encoding response regulator: MSGIMIVDDNPVQREQLRTILNEAGYPVIGSASSGTEAVKLLRSIKPSLVTLDIVMPDMNGIDLLRSIRAAYPSIPVMVCSSFGHEVVADLARRSGAFAFFPKPYPAHRLLQEVERMIGPPLSDAPV; the protein is encoded by the coding sequence ATGAGTGGAATTATGATCGTGGATGATAACCCGGTTCAACGCGAACAACTCAGAACCATCCTGAACGAAGCCGGATATCCTGTCATCGGATCTGCCTCGTCAGGCACTGAAGCAGTGAAACTTCTCAGGTCAATAAAACCCTCTCTTGTAACCCTGGATATCGTGATGCCTGATATGAACGGCATCGACCTTCTTCGTTCCATCCGTGCTGCCTATCCCTCAATTCCTGTCATGGTCTGCTCCTCGTTCGGTCACGAGGTGGTGGCAGATCTTGCACGGAGATCAGGGGCTTTTGCATTCTTTCCAAAACCATATCCTGCACACCGTCTGCTCCAGGAAGTGGAGCGTATGATAGGTCCACCACTGTCAGACGCTCCCGTCTGA
- a CDS encoding SLC13 family permease, with protein MSLLILGLVFLFITVRQIGRFTFRIWQVMTVGAVLVLLTGEISLPEALSAINPDVMIFLFGMFVVGEAVSASGLLARISDQICRVAGTRDRLLPVFIFVIAVSSAFLINDTVAIIGTPLALSLASRYRIPPAAVLLVLCFSLTTGSVPSPIGNPQNFLVATYWNPPEPFVSFAAGLLVPTIISLCLIVLMMRSRWMKVDDGTFVPPDLPLDPDTRLARVTILSLAILLSLIGIRITGSFFDLPLFPLGTIALCAALPILLLAEQRATIIRQIDWRTLIFFAAMFVLMQSVYDSGWFQSSVPFTDLTTIPLILAASIILSQLISNVPFIALFQPFIAASGLSSGSMLALAAGSTIAGNLTILGAASNVIVIQQAEKAGFSIRFRDFLLAGLPLTLLQALVYALWLLYFT; from the coding sequence CTGAGTCTCCTTATCCTGGGCCTTGTCTTTCTCTTCATCACCGTCAGACAGATAGGACGGTTTACCTTCCGCATATGGCAGGTGATGACCGTCGGAGCGGTTCTTGTCCTCCTCACCGGGGAGATCAGCCTCCCTGAAGCCCTGTCTGCGATCAATCCTGATGTGATGATCTTCCTCTTCGGGATGTTTGTCGTGGGTGAGGCCGTTTCTGCCAGTGGGCTTCTTGCCCGGATCTCTGATCAGATCTGCCGGGTTGCCGGGACCCGTGATCGGCTGCTCCCTGTTTTTATCTTCGTAATAGCCGTGTCGTCTGCATTTTTGATCAACGACACCGTTGCGATCATCGGTACTCCCCTTGCACTCTCTCTTGCCAGCAGGTATCGTATCCCCCCGGCAGCAGTGCTCCTGGTCCTCTGCTTCTCCCTGACCACCGGGAGTGTACCGAGCCCTATTGGAAACCCCCAGAATTTCCTGGTTGCGACGTACTGGAATCCTCCTGAGCCTTTTGTGTCATTTGCAGCGGGTCTGCTCGTCCCGACGATCATCAGCCTCTGCCTGATCGTGCTGATGATGAGGTCCAGGTGGATGAAGGTGGATGATGGAACCTTTGTGCCTCCTGATCTCCCGCTGGATCCTGATACACGGCTTGCCAGAGTGACTATTCTCTCCCTTGCGATCCTTCTCTCTCTGATTGGTATCAGGATAACCGGCTCATTCTTCGACCTCCCCCTGTTTCCTCTCGGGACCATCGCCCTCTGTGCTGCCTTGCCCATCCTTCTTCTGGCAGAACAACGGGCAACCATCATCAGACAGATCGACTGGAGAACCCTGATCTTCTTTGCAGCAATGTTTGTCCTGATGCAGAGTGTGTATGATTCAGGCTGGTTTCAGTCGTCGGTGCCGTTCACTGATCTTACCACGATCCCCCTGATCCTCGCAGCAAGCATCATCCTCTCTCAGCTGATCTCGAACGTCCCGTTTATCGCCCTTTTTCAGCCGTTTATCGCAGCATCGGGCCTCTCATCGGGATCCATGCTGGCCCTTGCTGCTGGCTCCACGATTGCAGGGAATCTGACCATCCTCGGTGCTGCAAGCAACGTTATCGTCATTCAGCAGGCTGAAAAGGCGGGCTTTTCAATCCGGTTTCGTGACTTTCTTCTGGCCGGTCTCCCGCTGACTCTTCTTCAGGCCCTGGTCTACGCCCTATGGCTTCTCTATTTCACGTAA
- a CDS encoding DUF3821 domain-containing protein: MTDRILIPFIILIGLLLVPAALAADNKVPHGGTVYVGEADLDLSSCDVHTGDEIAWWDSGNAQGTPTARSRVTDIQHFSVDTDTFKGHTGQWYALITKKPVFTVEDPTLEVALVENGMDTDPDMIKRGNLVSFKIATNLAGISQRAGSSGAPVSINLTGPNDTVFHTITSSQTGDFNLEKVYVYASPYDTGAVWDTSDAKKFPDGEYTISAVTNVNKINENNPDSGATVTEEKTYTLSKTGVKGKDNSDKTVSSKDKSGDVKTESVTTEKKSSKKAANVSEDATPKITSEPTPEETSSKSSKSKKSVDEEETPTEKPTKKVTSEPTSEGKTNKTKKLTAEELEKQENLTEQKTQKPTREPTEVQTSIVTPIPTKEVTDEPTPVITPHPKKTYAHPPTPSATATQASPLPVGVICAALGAAALLIGSKRSQ; this comes from the coding sequence ATGACGGATCGCATTCTCATTCCTTTCATCATTCTCATCGGACTCCTGCTTGTTCCTGCTGCTCTTGCAGCAGACAACAAAGTTCCCCATGGGGGGACCGTGTATGTGGGAGAAGCAGACCTTGACCTCTCCAGTTGCGATGTTCATACCGGCGACGAGATCGCCTGGTGGGATTCAGGAAACGCCCAGGGAACGCCAACCGCCCGGTCCAGGGTGACTGATATCCAGCATTTCAGCGTTGACACTGACACATTCAAAGGCCACACAGGTCAATGGTACGCCTTAATTACCAAAAAGCCGGTCTTCACGGTTGAAGACCCCACGCTTGAGGTTGCCCTGGTTGAGAACGGGATGGACACTGACCCAGACATGATCAAACGTGGAAACCTCGTCTCGTTCAAGATAGCAACCAACCTTGCAGGGATAAGCCAGCGTGCAGGATCGTCAGGTGCCCCGGTATCCATCAACCTCACCGGACCGAACGACACGGTGTTCCACACGATCACCTCCTCGCAGACCGGCGACTTCAACCTCGAAAAGGTGTACGTCTACGCATCCCCGTATGACACCGGTGCCGTGTGGGATACCTCTGATGCAAAGAAGTTCCCAGACGGAGAATATACGATCTCTGCGGTCACCAATGTCAACAAGATCAACGAGAACAACCCTGATTCAGGGGCCACCGTCACCGAGGAGAAGACGTACACACTCTCAAAGACAGGGGTAAAAGGGAAGGATAATTCTGATAAGACCGTTAGTAGCAAGGACAAGAGCGGGGATGTGAAGACCGAGAGTGTCACAACCGAGAAGAAATCTTCAAAGAAGGCTGCAAACGTTTCAGAAGATGCTACACCGAAGATAACCTCTGAACCCACTCCTGAAGAGACGAGCAGCAAGAGTTCAAAGAGTAAAAAGTCTGTAGACGAGGAAGAGACCCCTACCGAAAAGCCCACAAAGAAGGTGACAAGCGAACCGACATCTGAGGGCAAGACTAACAAGACCAAGAAGTTAACGGCAGAAGAACTGGAAAAGCAGGAAAATCTGACCGAACAGAAGACCCAGAAACCAACCAGGGAACCAACCGAGGTCCAGACATCCATTGTCACCCCGATACCAACCAAAGAAGTGACTGATGAACCGACACCGGTCATCACCCCTCATCCAAAGAAGACCTACGCTCACCCGCCAACCCCGTCTGCAACAGCCACACAGGCAAGTCCGCTACCGGTCGGAGTGATCTGCGCAGCACTCGGCGCAGCAGCCCTGCTCATCGGATCAAAGCGGAGCCAGTGA
- the purH gene encoding bifunctional phosphoribosylaminoimidazolecarboxamide formyltransferase/IMP cyclohydrolase: MKRALLSVWNKDGIIDLAKALSAAGIEILSSGGTAKTLEKEGIPIIEVSDYTGHPEMMDGRVKTLHPRIHGGLLGRRGKDEAEMEKNNIQPIDLLVVNLYPFEEMAKQALPLEELIEFIDIGGPAMIRAAAKNFKDVVVVTDPSDYPALITAIKSGAGFGYEERLALACKVFTKMAAYDGAISNYLQSLEGKFPDTLSVQYRNGRSLRYGENPHQEAAVYGESGIAGAVPAQGKAMSYNNYLDLDAAVSLLREFSETAAVIIKHNNPCGVATGKDVCTAYLTARESDPVSAYGGIVAVNQEVGEDLAREIASTFIEVLVAPSYAPGALPILAKKENMRVLKLPDPVDHTEIRTIDGGALAQRNTTFREDWEVVSDRDPTAAEEAAMHLAMKVCKHTKSNAIIFADSTKAIGIGAGQMNRVDSARIAVSRSLSPLKGTAVASDAFLPFPDTLQVAAEAGATALIQPGGSIRDEEVIAEANRLNIAMVFTGVRYFRH; the protein is encoded by the coding sequence ATGAAGCGTGCACTGCTCTCAGTCTGGAACAAGGATGGGATCATCGATCTCGCAAAGGCGCTCTCTGCAGCCGGAATTGAGATCCTGAGTTCAGGTGGGACGGCAAAGACTCTGGAGAAGGAGGGCATCCCGATCATCGAGGTCTCTGACTACACCGGACATCCTGAGATGATGGACGGCAGGGTCAAGACGCTCCATCCCAGGATTCACGGCGGGCTTCTGGGAAGGCGGGGAAAAGACGAGGCAGAGATGGAGAAGAACAACATCCAGCCTATCGACCTGCTCGTCGTCAACCTCTACCCGTTCGAAGAGATGGCAAAACAGGCACTGCCTCTGGAAGAACTGATCGAGTTCATCGACATCGGCGGACCAGCCATGATACGGGCTGCTGCCAAGAACTTCAAGGACGTTGTTGTCGTCACCGATCCTTCAGATTATCCTGCACTCATCACGGCAATAAAGAGCGGAGCAGGGTTCGGATACGAGGAGCGTCTCGCCCTCGCCTGCAAGGTCTTCACAAAGATGGCAGCATATGACGGGGCCATATCCAACTATCTCCAGAGTCTTGAGGGAAAATTCCCTGACACGCTCTCTGTGCAGTACAGGAACGGGAGATCGCTCAGGTACGGAGAGAACCCGCACCAGGAGGCTGCCGTGTACGGAGAGTCCGGAATTGCAGGGGCAGTCCCGGCCCAGGGGAAGGCGATGTCATACAACAACTACCTTGACCTGGATGCCGCCGTCTCGCTTCTCAGAGAGTTCTCAGAGACTGCAGCGGTCATCATCAAGCACAACAACCCCTGCGGGGTTGCAACGGGCAAAGATGTCTGCACAGCCTACCTTACCGCACGGGAGTCTGATCCGGTCTCTGCGTACGGAGGAATCGTGGCTGTCAACCAGGAGGTCGGCGAGGATCTCGCACGCGAGATAGCATCCACCTTCATCGAGGTTCTGGTCGCCCCATCCTACGCACCGGGAGCACTCCCCATCCTGGCAAAGAAAGAGAACATGAGGGTGCTCAAGCTCCCTGACCCGGTGGATCATACCGAGATCAGGACAATAGACGGTGGAGCCCTTGCTCAGCGGAACACCACATTCAGGGAGGACTGGGAGGTCGTCTCTGACCGGGACCCGACTGCAGCAGAAGAGGCTGCCATGCACCTCGCCATGAAGGTCTGCAAGCACACCAAGAGCAACGCAATCATCTTTGCAGACAGCACGAAGGCGATTGGTATCGGGGCAGGACAGATGAACCGTGTTGATTCAGCACGTATCGCGGTCTCCAGATCGCTCTCACCACTCAAGGGCACGGCAGTGGCATCTGATGCGTTCCTCCCGTTCCCGGATACCCTGCAGGTCGCTGCAGAGGCAGGAGCAACAGCCCTCATCCAGCCAGGCGGTTCAATCAGGGATGAAGAGGTGATCGCTGAGGCGAACAGGCTCAACATCGCAATGGTCTTCACCGGGGTCAGATATTTCAGACACTGA
- the hxlB gene encoding 6-phospho-3-hexuloisomerase — translation MDSCIPLQDLMLMMISRIEEVAKSIDQRQVECILTEINRAERIFVLGAGRSGFVAKSFGMRLMHLGLTAYVVGETVTPAFNERDVLIAFSGSGKTKSVLEACQTTRQIGGSLCLITGTKSSPMADLATCVVYLMTDDESIRTGSDHFDLRQLKGEHRSISHPSTPLGTLFETSAMIFADSIISALIELKKCSIDDIIHRYSNMQ, via the coding sequence ATGGATTCGTGTATCCCGCTGCAGGACCTGATGCTGATGATGATCTCCCGGATCGAGGAGGTCGCAAAATCGATTGATCAGCGCCAGGTGGAGTGTATTCTCACCGAGATTAACCGGGCTGAACGGATCTTTGTGCTTGGTGCAGGCAGATCTGGGTTTGTTGCAAAGTCATTCGGGATGCGTCTCATGCACCTTGGCCTGACCGCATATGTTGTCGGAGAGACGGTCACCCCTGCCTTCAACGAGCGTGACGTTCTAATCGCCTTTTCAGGCTCAGGAAAGACGAAGTCTGTGCTTGAGGCATGCCAGACAACCCGCCAGATCGGGGGATCGCTCTGCCTGATCACAGGAACGAAGAGTTCCCCGATGGCTGACCTTGCCACCTGCGTTGTCTACCTCATGACCGATGATGAGAGCATCCGCACCGGGTCTGATCACTTCGATCTCCGCCAGCTGAAAGGGGAACACCGATCCATATCACACCCGTCAACCCCGCTCGGCACACTCTTTGAGACATCAGCGATGATATTTGCGGATTCGATCATCTCTGCGCTGATCGAGCTGAAAAAATGCAGTATCGATGATATCATTCACCGGTACTCCAACATGCAGTAA
- a CDS encoding phosphate-starvation-inducible PsiE family protein, translating into MADSLAEQTAPVIRIMTVVPVLIYIVLALFLTIVAVISLGITLFEIISLVTTQNWEEGIIQVVYSILLTVIIIELFETVIVYLRTKRVPVRAILIAGLTAMIRHVIIFNISNAQPIEIIGPAVMLAVLIAGVYLLREEIDTGNIRI; encoded by the coding sequence ATGGCTGACAGCCTTGCAGAACAGACCGCCCCGGTGATCAGGATCATGACCGTCGTGCCGGTACTGATTTACATTGTGCTTGCGTTGTTTCTCACCATCGTGGCAGTGATATCACTCGGAATAACATTGTTTGAGATCATCTCACTGGTTACCACCCAGAACTGGGAAGAGGGGATCATCCAGGTGGTATACTCTATCCTGCTCACCGTCATCATCATCGAACTCTTTGAGACGGTTATCGTGTACCTGCGGACAAAGCGGGTTCCGGTCAGGGCAATCCTCATCGCAGGACTTACCGCGATGATCAGGCATGTGATCATCTTCAACATATCAAACGCCCAACCGATCGAGATCATCGGCCCTGCCGTGATGCTTGCGGTCCTTATTGCAGGTGTATATCTGCTTAGGGAAGAGATCGACACCGGGAATATCAGGATCTGA
- a CDS encoding HemK2/MTQ2 family protein methyltransferase, giving the protein MPQSQTPFQADGSQVYQPAEDSFLLLETAKKEVRSSDRVLEIGVGSGYVSSGLLSSCHLLVATDRNPHAAAIAHATGVPVILTDLTAGLCGPFDLILFNPPYLPTEPSERIDDWLELALDGGPSGRDVIARFLQQIPGIITPGGRVLLLISSLTGPDEVGDLIRRNGFESLAVAEERVDGGELLMILKLTPCR; this is encoded by the coding sequence ATGCCACAATCGCAAACGCCCTTTCAGGCTGACGGCAGTCAGGTCTACCAGCCTGCCGAAGACTCTTTTCTCCTCCTTGAAACAGCAAAAAAGGAGGTCCGATCATCTGACCGGGTGCTTGAGATCGGTGTCGGGTCAGGCTATGTCTCTTCAGGACTCCTTTCATCCTGTCATCTGCTGGTTGCAACCGATAGAAATCCCCATGCAGCCGCTATCGCTCATGCCACCGGTGTCCCGGTAATTCTGACAGATCTCACAGCCGGGCTCTGCGGGCCGTTTGATCTGATCCTCTTCAACCCGCCATACCTTCCTACTGAACCGTCTGAGCGGATCGATGACTGGCTTGAGCTCGCCCTTGATGGGGGCCCGTCAGGCAGGGATGTTATTGCCAGGTTTCTGCAGCAGATACCCGGCATCATCACACCTGGTGGCAGGGTGCTCCTTCTTATCTCGTCTCTGACCGGGCCTGATGAGGTTGGTGATCTGATCCGGAGGAATGGGTTTGAGAGTCTTGCTGTGGCAGAAGAGAGGGTGGATGGAGGAGAGCTCCTGATGATACTCAAGCTAACTCCCTGCCGGTGA
- the rsmA gene encoding 16S rRNA (adenine(1518)-N(6)/adenine(1519)-N(6))-dimethyltransferase RsmA, translating into MSAYRDQHFLADCNAVERIASVLDLADRRVLEIGPGRGVLTRALLARGARVIAVELDGSLVTFLKHEFTQAIESGALTLVPGDATRVDIPPFDIVVANLPYSASSKITFRLLDIGFEAAVLMYQKEFADRMLADIGTRDCGRLTVMVQTFARASRCFDLPPGAFSPPPAVYSTVVRIEPRPPLFPVNDRSVYAEVVKNLYAGRRKTVRSILKNTGGIFGADLIASLLSGLDPAILSSRPEELYLEDYATIANALSG; encoded by the coding sequence ATGAGTGCGTACCGGGATCAGCACTTTCTTGCTGACTGCAATGCGGTAGAACGGATTGCGTCAGTTCTTGATCTTGCGGATCGCCGGGTTCTGGAGATAGGGCCCGGCAGGGGTGTGCTTACCCGTGCTCTGCTTGCCAGGGGGGCACGGGTTATCGCAGTAGAACTCGACGGGTCCCTGGTTACTTTTCTGAAGCATGAGTTTACCCAGGCGATAGAATCGGGAGCTCTTACACTGGTTCCTGGTGATGCCACGAGGGTTGATATCCCGCCGTTTGATATTGTTGTTGCAAACCTTCCCTATTCTGCATCATCCAAGATCACGTTCCGTCTGCTTGATATCGGGTTTGAGGCTGCGGTTCTCATGTACCAGAAGGAGTTTGCAGACCGGATGCTTGCAGATATCGGGACCCGCGACTGTGGCAGGCTCACGGTGATGGTGCAGACCTTTGCCCGTGCAAGCCGGTGCTTTGATCTCCCTCCCGGGGCGTTCTCTCCTCCGCCCGCGGTATACTCGACGGTCGTCAGGATAGAGCCACGCCCGCCGCTCTTCCCGGTTAATGACCGGTCTGTGTATGCAGAGGTTGTGAAGAACCTGTATGCAGGCCGGAGAAAGACGGTGCGGAGTATCCTGAAGAACACGGGGGGTATCTTCGGTGCTGACCTGATTGCATCCCTGCTCTCCGGTCTGGATCCTGCTATCCTCTCATCCCGTCCCGAGGAACTCTATCTCGAGGATTATGCCACAATCGCAAACGCCCTTTCAGGCTGA
- a CDS encoding DUF655 domain-containing protein: MKTERAEKKEINAVVLDILPKGYPGDPRPIYKREPVVQAIGVEQFKLLELIPKTLDVAIGELIYIGSGEREKIERVKRRIGYHELTNGALSELPFVIEKIVKERESEYVNFYNKSISITPKLHMLHLLPGIGKKLMWEIIESREKKPFENFADISTRIKSLPHPEKMILNRILEELQDQTVKYHLFTSR; the protein is encoded by the coding sequence ATGAAGACTGAGCGGGCTGAGAAGAAGGAGATCAACGCAGTTGTTCTTGATATCCTTCCCAAAGGGTATCCTGGCGATCCGCGTCCCATATATAAGCGAGAGCCGGTTGTGCAGGCAATCGGTGTGGAGCAGTTCAAGCTTCTTGAACTGATCCCAAAGACACTGGATGTGGCGATCGGTGAGCTGATCTACATCGGGAGCGGTGAACGCGAGAAGATCGAGCGGGTCAAACGCAGGATTGGGTATCACGAACTGACCAACGGGGCTTTATCAGAACTTCCCTTCGTCATCGAGAAGATCGTCAAGGAACGGGAGAGTGAGTATGTCAACTTCTACAACAAGTCGATCTCTATCACACCCAAACTTCACATGCTTCACCTGCTTCCTGGCATCGGAAAGAAACTGATGTGGGAGATCATCGAGTCAAGGGAGAAGAAACCGTTTGAGAATTTTGCTGATATCTCAACACGGATCAAGTCTCTTCCCCACCCTGAAAAGATGATTCTCAACCGGATTCTGGAAGAACTTCAGGATCAGACGGTGAAGTATCACCTCTTCACCTCACGATGA
- a CDS encoding RNA polymerase Rpb4 family protein encodes MKIKGIIEENAITVPELKEELLNVEAVRLEKGKEMSYELRRSIEHANQISRTSAAKSRSLVDALLQVEKVKPDVALRIANTMPRTRDEVRAVFGKDKFAHTTEELDQIIDLVITHFN; translated from the coding sequence ATGAAGATCAAAGGAATTATTGAAGAAAATGCGATCACTGTTCCTGAACTGAAAGAGGAACTGCTCAATGTTGAAGCAGTCCGTCTGGAAAAAGGAAAAGAGATGTCGTATGAGCTCCGCAGGAGCATCGAACATGCCAACCAGATCTCCCGGACCTCTGCAGCGAAGTCCCGCAGTCTTGTTGATGCACTGCTCCAGGTTGAAAAGGTAAAACCTGATGTAGCACTTCGGATTGCAAACACAATGCCCAGGACCAGAGACGAGGTTAGAGCCGTCTTTGGCAAGGATAAGTTTGCGCACACAACCGAGGAACTCGACCAGATCATCGATCTCGTTATAACTCACTTCAACTAG
- a CDS encoding 50S ribosomal protein L21e produces the protein MALHNGPRKKTRYKFKKDLRKRGVLPVTTVIQEFDMGQKVHIVCEPSIQKGMPHARFHGKTGSVVGRRGRAWLVQIYDGNKMKTIISRPQHLKAQQY, from the coding sequence ATGGCACTTCACAATGGACCGAGGAAGAAGACCCGGTATAAGTTTAAGAAAGATCTGAGAAAGCGCGGCGTTCTGCCGGTCACCACCGTCATCCAGGAGTTTGACATGGGACAGAAGGTTCACATCGTTTGTGAGCCAAGCATTCAGAAGGGAATGCCTCATGCACGCTTCCACGGCAAGACTGGTTCAGTTGTTGGTCGCAGAGGCCGTGCATGGCTCGTGCAGATCTACGACGGCAACAAGATGAAGACAATTATCTCACGTCCCCAGCACCTTAAGGCGCAGCAGTACTAA
- a CDS encoding tRNA pseudouridine(54/55) synthase Pus10 yields MELTELYRKVQEYGPICDHCLGRLVAKRSHGLSNDMRGSAIRIASVLEANEPYTPPSEPCWICNNFFDHTAEWAERVISSLVGIECKTFLIGSRIPPLITEAEEMIWSDMALQDPEPLKSEINREVGKAVSARNGLQVELKNPDVVVVLNLHEEIAEVQIRPIFLYGRYFKYERGIPQTHWFCRTCKGAGCEACNGTGKQYADSVEELIGRPLCEIFEGTAATLHGAGREDIDAVMIGSGRPFIIEISEPRLRQADVETLEKRINEAAGGRVGVKDLRWTERGEVETLKTHKGHKKYRILVDIDGSIPEETLSAAAEQLTGATIHQRTPARVAHRRADKVRERVVLDLIWAGREANLFAFEVTGEAGLYIKELISGDQGRTTPSLSEILGTPARVVQLDVVDVQGIE; encoded by the coding sequence ATGGAACTGACTGAATTATACCGCAAAGTACAGGAATACGGGCCGATCTGTGATCACTGTCTCGGTCGCCTCGTAGCAAAGCGTTCGCACGGATTATCGAATGATATGCGCGGAAGCGCGATCCGGATCGCGTCTGTACTTGAGGCAAATGAACCGTACACTCCACCGTCTGAACCCTGTTGGATCTGTAACAACTTCTTTGATCACACGGCAGAGTGGGCAGAGCGGGTCATCTCGTCTCTTGTAGGGATCGAGTGCAAGACCTTTCTGATCGGATCACGGATTCCTCCGTTGATCACCGAAGCAGAGGAGATGATCTGGAGTGATATGGCGCTGCAGGACCCCGAGCCTCTCAAGTCTGAGATCAACCGTGAGGTAGGTAAGGCCGTATCAGCACGGAACGGGCTTCAGGTCGAACTGAAGAACCCTGACGTGGTTGTGGTCCTGAACCTTCATGAAGAGATTGCAGAGGTTCAGATCCGCCCGATCTTCCTCTATGGCAGGTATTTCAAGTACGAGCGGGGAATTCCCCAGACTCACTGGTTCTGCAGGACATGCAAGGGCGCAGGCTGCGAGGCATGCAACGGGACCGGCAAACAATACGCAGACTCGGTGGAGGAATTGATAGGAAGGCCCCTCTGCGAGATCTTCGAAGGCACAGCAGCAACACTTCACGGCGCCGGACGCGAGGACATCGATGCAGTGATGATCGGATCCGGCCGCCCGTTCATCATCGAGATCTCTGAACCCCGGCTGAGACAGGCAGACGTTGAAACCCTTGAAAAGAGGATCAACGAGGCTGCCGGCGGCAGAGTTGGGGTAAAGGATCTCAGATGGACCGAACGGGGTGAGGTGGAAACCCTTAAGACGCACAAAGGGCATAAAAAATACAGGATTCTGGTCGATATAGACGGCTCCATCCCCGAAGAAACCCTCTCTGCAGCCGCAGAACAGCTGACGGGTGCCACGATACATCAGCGCACCCCGGCCCGGGTTGCCCACCGGAGGGCAGACAAGGTACGGGAGAGGGTTGTCCTTGATCTCATATGGGCAGGCCGTGAAGCGAACCTCTTCGCGTTCGAAGTAACAGGAGAGGCCGGTCTGTACATCAAGGAGTTAATATCAGGTGACCAGGGGCGGACCACGCCCAGTCTATCAGAGATCCTGGGAACACCGGCACGAGTCGTACAACTAGATGTTGTCGATGTGCAGGGAATCGAGTAG